The nucleotide window AGGCATTTCTGAAGTTTGGGAATTAATACAAGAGTACTTGAAAACCACGTCTACCAATCATTATTTTGAACACAACAGAAATAATCAAAACAAATTCTGGTTACTTCAAACCATCGAGGAACGTCTTAAATCTGACTTCTACAAATCTGAAAATATTAAAAAGGAGCTTCCTGCTCAAATTAAACTCGTAGAGGAAGGAAAAACTACCCCTTTTGCTGCTGCTGAGTATTTACTCAATCTGTCAATTTAGTTCAATTTACCTTAAACCATCAAGGTTTTCTCCGTAATACTAAAAAAGCATACTTTTGTGCCAGAAATTGTATCCATACATGAATTACAAATTAACCATCATAATACCTGTTTATAATGAAGAGGATAATCTAGAACGTGTTGAAACAGAGCTTTCAAACTATTTAAAGATTGCTTCTGTACCAACATGTATTTTATTTGTAAATGATGGTTCTAAGGACAATAGTCAAGCTATGATTGAGGCTATTTGCGATCGTAATGACGCTTTTGACTATGTACTTTTTAAAGGAAACCGCGGTTTAAGTGCTGCTATAAAAGCTGGCTTTGATTATGCTGAAACTGAACTTGTTGGTTATATTGATTCAGACTTACAAACCTCTCCAGAGGATTTTAATTTATTATTAGATCATATTAATGACAACGAATTAGTAACTGGTGTACGTGCCGATCGCAAGGATTCTTTTGTTAAGAATATGTCTTCCAAGATTGCTAATGGCATTAGACGTGCGTTTACCAAAGATGGTATGGATGATACAGGTTGTCCTCTTAAAATCATTAAAACTGACTATGCCAAACGTATTCCAATGTTTAGAGGTTTACATCGTTTTTTACCTGCAATGATTATGCTGCAGAATGGCAGAGTTACCCAAATACCTGTTCGTCATTTTCCAAGGATAGCTGGTACCGCAAAATTTGGACTTTGGAATCGTCTTCTTGGACCATTAATGGATTGCTTTGCCTATTTATGGATGAAGAAAAAGTACATTAATTATGATGTTGCTAAAACCAGCAAATGAAACATCAACAATTAATTATTAATCACTAATAGAAATGATAATAAGATGTTCCATGTGTCCATTAAAAGGCAATAGATATTAATACATGAAAGACTGGATCATTTATAGCATAGGATTTTTTGCGCAGATACTGTTCTCGTCTAGATTGCTCATTCAATGGGTAACTTCAGAAAAACAACGCAAGGTTATTACTCCTACGACGTTCTGGACATTAAGCCTAATGGCGTCATTCTTGTTATTTATTTATGGATACTTACGCTTAGATTTTGCTATAATGCTTGGTCAGAGTTTAACATACTTTATTTATATCAGAAACTTACAGCTACAAGGTCAATGGCAAAAGTTTCCTAAGCTGGTTCAGATATTATTATTTATTGTTCCGGTTCTTATTGTAATTTTCTATTACAATAACAATAAGATTGATATTGAGCTTCTATTTAAAAACGAAGCCATACCAACATGGTTGCTTATTTTAGGTATTGTAGCTCAAGTGATTTTTACGCTGCGTTTTGTATACCAATGGATTCATGCAGAACGACATAAAGAATCATCTTTACCCATGGGATTTTGGGTACTGAGTTTAATCGGCGCTTCTTTAATTTTAACTTATGCTATCATAAGACAAGATCCTGTCTTATTTGTTGGTCATCTCTTTGGTATGATCATTTATGCAA belongs to Winogradskyella sp. J14-2 and includes:
- a CDS encoding glycosyltransferase family 2 protein — protein: MNYKLTIIIPVYNEEDNLERVETELSNYLKIASVPTCILFVNDGSKDNSQAMIEAICDRNDAFDYVLFKGNRGLSAAIKAGFDYAETELVGYIDSDLQTSPEDFNLLLDHINDNELVTGVRADRKDSFVKNMSSKIANGIRRAFTKDGMDDTGCPLKIIKTDYAKRIPMFRGLHRFLPAMIMLQNGRVTQIPVRHFPRIAGTAKFGLWNRLLGPLMDCFAYLWMKKKYINYDVAKTSK
- a CDS encoding lipid-A-disaccharide synthase N-terminal domain-containing protein; amino-acid sequence: MKDWIIYSIGFFAQILFSSRLLIQWVTSEKQRKVITPTTFWTLSLMASFLLFIYGYLRLDFAIMLGQSLTYFIYIRNLQLQGQWQKFPKLVQILLFIVPVLIVIFYYNNNKIDIELLFKNEAIPTWLLILGIVAQVIFTLRFVYQWIHAERHKESSLPMGFWVLSLIGASLILTYAIIRQDPVLFVGHLFGMIIYARNAYLIRQTND